The genomic window GATCTGGACATGTTCATGTTGGCCACTTCCAACGATGCCACAACAGACGATAGTTTAAGCTGCTCATACTCCGACGTTTTTAACTGTGTTTCAAACTTGACGACTGTTCTGTTGAGTTTTTCTGAAATATATGTTTCATACAAATGATTATTGTGTTATGTTTTTACTTGTTTAGTTTTTGGACTCCTTATAAATGACCTCTATGGACTTGTAAACGCTCTCTTATGAGAAATGATACTTGCTCAAATttggtgattttttaaaatgagatgTGCTATGTACTCAATACTCAACATTTACCATTTTCATTGACACAAGAACTTTTCAAAAGGACAGCACGcataaattctaaatatcacgaTTGCAATGAATTCTACAATTCCATAAGACATTTAAGTTTGTTGCGAACCGTTGTTTTGATTTGAAGCGCTAAGGATAAAATTTGGAATTAATTTTGAACTTttcaggatttaaaaaaaattagcacttcttaaagtaaaattttaatgaagcTTTAAGTTTAATCTGGGTCTAACCAAAACTTTCATTTATAGTAGAATACTGATTCCaaataaaatatgtcaaaattctTTACAATTGTGCAAAATTTGTATGTGGTTTGGATGACAAAGTAGTAACAAAAATGAAGgaaactattttgaaaaatgataatatatattttaattgtatcGATCAAACATCAGTTcaaatgggtttttttgttaACATTCCTAGCTAATATTAGTACCATATTTAGAGAAGCTATGATTATGTTTCCTTTAGATAAGTATTCAAGCATATATATGTAGATGTGAAGACACGTACCTGTAAAATTTCTTCTCATTTCTGTTTGAGAATCCTCTAAATATTGAATGAGCATTTTGTGGTTAGAAGAGTCGTATTTGTTTTGAGACAATTCAACTCTAAAATCTTCATATGAGGAGTTGAAATAACGTTCCAGTTCTTCGTATTTCTTGTCTCTtgattcattttcaatttctgtGTGTTCCTTGAAATCTAACAGCGTGACTGAAAGGTATCGCACTTCTATTTTGATATCATCCAGAACACTGTGCGTTTTGTTAAACATTTCTTGTCTTTTGTCGTCTGAATCCTTCTGGATGACGTTTAATTCGTCGTGCATAGTATTAAAGTTCTCGTTAACTGATTGTAATTTAGTTTCGAGCTCCGTGATCCTGGCCTCACTTATCCTGCTACTGTTCTTTAGTTCGTTATTTTCCTGTTGAAGAGAGTTCACCTGAATCTTTAATGCATCAATCGTCTGCTGTTGTTCGGTAACCCTTGCTTCACTTGCTGCTAGACTTTTTTTCATAAGAGTGACGTCATTTACCAGTGCATGGACGTTCTTGACCAAAGCGAGACGAATAACAGTCTCTTGGTTAATCATCTGTCGAAGGATGCTCAAATCGTTCCATTCCTGGTCTTTGGTCTCCAATGATGTTGAAGTATTGTTTTCTCCATCAGTAAGGGACGAAGAAATAGACTCTGCATtagaaaaacttaaaaataccACTAAAATACAAACCACCCTCATAGTTTCAATCTGTGCCTATAACTATAACTAAACTATTTCACAACATGAAGTTATTCAGATGCCCAATTTTCATCGGAAGAGTCTCTTATAAATACAAGCCAAAAAGTGTGTgaagaggtacatgtataattgtgaAGAGTTTCATGAAAACCCTTGGTTTTCAAAAAGCTGGTTTTTTTGCgtctaaaaataattatatatctttAATACCACTTGttacatttttgttataattgtaaataaaGTAGAAGCACTTCAACATCTAGACAAATAATTCCAAAAATGCTTTGTTTTGAGTTTTTTAAGAACCTTGTTTTCAAAAAGCAGTTCTTATGCTCCTTATCTTTCATACAACAAGTATTCAGAAACATTATTTGCGTGCTTGTTTTCCCGTGAAAATAATATTTCTCACAACGTTTTCTTTCTGGTGCAGAGTCTCGGCCTTCAATACATATAGATGAAAAGAATAAAACAAGAACACAATCATGTTAATAGTTAAAAGGAAAGCAAAAAATACCTACACatgctaatatatatatatagagagagagagagagagagagagagagagagagagagagagagagagagagagagagagagataatttatgattaaaaataaaaactgtattttcttgtttaaagGGGTATGGTCAAGAATAATTATGGCAATTTTAgtgtcaatcaaaatttgaatatctGTGGACGAGTTCTATGCGAGATAAAGAGCTCAGagttatgttacatgtatatgcaaacaAAACCCATGTGTtattgtttacgttttaaaagaaaatacgaGGTTTTAATAGAAAAACAGAACGTTGAGCAGTATTTTAAAGTATTGTTAACAAAACTATCATGgcataacaaaaaattataacgTAACCCATGAAATTCACATTTTGGTGGATCATTAGAAAGTCCATAGTACTAAAACATCgtaaaacatatgaaatatcaTTATTGATTGTCGaatattgtaaaacatctgagtaaaacattgaaatacatctaaattggaaaaaaaaggTTCTTTGCCATGCCCTTATAAATAACTACGGAAAAGTATTAGTGCCACGTTACCCGTGTAACAAGTGcatttttgtctttaaaattcaaactttaaagCTCGAAATTctaactttaaagttggaaatttcaagattaaaattggaaattacaaaaataaatttgaaaattccaaATGAAAAATTGAGATTAAAATTGGATATTTCAAGATTAGagctgaaaattgaaaaattaaattaaatttaaatttggaaattccaagattaaagctGGAATTCTAAAGAAAAGAATTACAACATGGCACTAATACATGTTCGCTTCCGTAAGTAACAGTGCATGTGTCTCAAGTCCTAAGTGGCAGGGGAAAGCTTgtgttttttatacaattcactGTAGCTAGGGTATGAGTGTCTTCGGAACTCAGTAACTAGAATTTCTTTAGTTCCCATTCAGCGCAAATACTTTGAATTCACACCTTATTAGGcgaatcaccaatttctgaggaaaattactagtcaaaacgaGTAAATtgttctacatacatgtatattgtaattGTTCATTAAGTTCATTATTTCATCTCTATCTACATCATAGAAAATATTCTTGTTCGTCATTCaactcataatactcaaaatcACTTGGTCTTTATTGGATCACGCTCCGACCATGAAAATCACATCATAGTACTTAAAAAATGTTTCCTTATcacttgaaatacatgtaattaaaaattttacgtTATTTCCATTTCGTATAATTAAGCATCACCCCAACCCAGTTCTTCATTTGCGTTATTGATTAAATCCTTTATGAGACgctggccacgaatttacggacttctaatatttttctaaatatggagctcagacccactataaaaatgacactatttggaggttttgacacgcatacgcaaGCTTAAATCAACTTATTTGaagtatttaaaatgtttaagggttacaaaccgatgttacgttaaatatacattgttattaattattttcaaaacaatgtatatttaatgattttttaattttgcaatacCTAATtattcctcatatgggcattttacacgccttattcacccatcttctttctcATAATTACGCTTTTGATCAAATGCAAAAGAAAACATGGATTATCAACATGTAGCAGTGTAATTTTTTCATGAATCTCTGACAAAGCTATATTTAGCATCATTATCGATCACAAGATATACTTGGAGTTAAAAATAGAGTAGACCCTGTATGCGAGTGTATAGGCTTTTTATAAACATTGCAGtgtatttaaagattttaaagtcTGCTATGAATAGAAgctaaaaatttaatataaatatatatcttacaaatcttcattatacatgtatttgaataacATGACAATAAACCTATCGTATTTAATAACATGTACTTAAGTATTTATATAGGTATTCaaattaagataaaattcaatgttaattttcaaatttttaaaggttGAATTCATCGGAAATCACGAAAACGATCGTCGTTTATTTTAAGAGATTCTCGATGCGTGTTACTGAATATGTACAGTTTTGTTATTacttgtttgaaaattattcacTAGCCGGGGACGTATAAAAAGTGCTAAGCATGTGCATACTTCTGAAAAATGAGAGCAGCattaaagaatgaattttacACATTCTTTCgaaatgaaacaaaactaaCCTCCTCTCATTCACTGACATTAATAAGTTAACTTTattgaaaatacttttatttttattcttttatgtataatattacataattgattattttaaatgcTTCAATACcaataaattcctaattattgttaaaattgagATAAAGGTAGGTAAACTTATATCTTACGTATTgcacaaaatacattttctaaaaatagataagggaaatttgttgtttttaaatagaGGCCGCATTAACCATATAAACAGCAATCGGCGGATAACAGCAAAGTTTTCCTACAATATTCCCCAATGATCGTCGCAAGGCGAAATGCGAACCTCACATCGCCGCTAGATGGGTACCGAGAGAACAGCAGATTTTTAACCAAAAGCAGAACAACGTCGGCTAAGTACCCAGGGTATAGCAGGCAATCGGCCAGAGCTCAAACATTTGCTTCATGGCCGCTGAAAGAACAAGCCCGAAAATTGTCTGAAGCAGGCTTCTTTTCTGCACGTAAGCCGATTAGTTACAAAGAATAAAATACAACTTTCACAATATGGAATTTGTTGTTggttgtttttgattttttttttttcgtttattaCAGAGCTTGATGATTTAGTTCGCTGTTTTCAATGTGGGGTAGGGTTGCGGAATTGGGACCCCGAGGACGAGCCGTGGGTGGAGCATGCTCGCTGGATGCCCCTATGTCCGTTTGTCGTGGCCAATAACTCTGTGGAGTTTATTGAACGTGTCCAGGAAGCTGTCCGTCAAAATGAGGTATGCtacaataaattaataaaatgttcataGAAAATGTAATAGAAAATTCGTAAcaattcaattgttttattgTCATTGTACAAAGATActctttttcttgaaaaaaaaatatcaaaggaataaaataattataattattatagcGCAAAATTCAATTGCCGGTACCATAAATTgattagaaataaaaaacatagTTATTGAATAATGTTgctcatgaaatacattttcgATATAAATTGTATGCaaggatttaattttttc from Magallana gigas chromosome 9, xbMagGiga1.1, whole genome shotgun sequence includes these protein-coding regions:
- the LOC105328060 gene encoding paramyosin, whose product is MRVVCILVVFLSFSNAESISSSLTDGENNTSTSLETKDQEWNDLSILRQMINQETVIRLALVKNVHALVNDVTLMKKSLAASEARVTEQQQTIDALKIQVNSLQQENNELKNSSRISEARITELETKLQSVNENFNTMHDELNVIQKDSDDKRQEMFNKTHSVLDDIKIEVRYLSVTLLDFKEHTEIENESRDKKYEELERYFNSSYEDFRVELSQNKYDSSNHKMLIQYLEDSQTEMRRNFTEKLNRTVVKFETQLKTSEYEQLKLSSVVASLEVANMNMSRSNCDKSSHHAFTAGISSSNSGWKGDTLVFPTVIYSEGTGYKPSTGIFTAPTAGTYVFYVSIQSAIQKSIYLFIVLNGSTKVRVMASYNSGSSISIYQTGTNLVILHLQTGDRVWVKYSGGTGYYSDYGHVTTFSGFKLY